From the Leguminivora glycinivorella isolate SPB_JAAS2020 chromosome 15, LegGlyc_1.1, whole genome shotgun sequence genome, one window contains:
- the LOC125234278 gene encoding DET1 homolog, whose amino-acid sequence MASTSCNHVYYEDIPPGTLKEEDFICTEKIVPRKIKPQNIVVRLMDREIYGSRRPGAHFHVVREYYQNVFPNLTIVNVEKPPCFLRKFSPDGKHFIAFSADQMSLEIYEYRGAAAAGDLVAGYPLDLLNADADVHYRIRTHIFYRFFKPKFTVNVCVQRVLPNHPPMEQQLNRECSLFTEDGRYVIIGSAAHIPDDLRPHFYHIHSNNEAVTPTIRSALEDYSLHLVDLHHGKLCDTKHFRIDKIYLSHNQGIYLYKEVLAVLSVQHQTIHLFQIVDGMLIEIRKIGRFCYDDDPFLVNSVFAPPANERPFHEETINSLKHRLLVFLFKRAKSISDETKDPLELRKFYKYFDMFKSLRMWKMQLLDEDHLFIKYASEEVVTLRVAEPNSQSSFFVIYNISQSKILEVFENTSEGLLQLFENYCDCFRNARLCADSQFTCSPSNNLYARLTQQRFKQTIVRAIYGGRTEATKRILAQLPISAQSYSGSPYLDLGLFSYDDKWVSVMERPKAYGEYPIRFYARDSGLLKFKIYAGVLGQSVPASARRLVAFTFHPTDPFAISVQRTNAEYIVNFHIRNAVIS is encoded by the exons ATGGCTTCTACCAGCTGTAATCATGTATACTATGAAGATATTCCGCCTGGTACTCTCAAAGAGGAAGATTTTATCTGCACTGAAAAAATTGTGCCAAGGAAAATAAAACCACAAAACATTGTTGTGCGACTCATGGATAGAGAAATTTACGGTTCCCGGCGACCGGGCGCTCATTTCCATGTTGTGCGTGAATACTATCAAAATGTTTTCCCAAATTTGACAATAGTCAATGTTGAAAAGCCACCGTGCTTCCTAAGAAAATTTAGTCCAGACGGGAAACATTTCATCGCATTTTCTGCTGATCAGATGTCTCTAGAA ATATATGAGTATCGGGGAGCAGCTGCTGCCGGAGACTTGGTTGCTGGGTATCCTCTGGATTTGTTAAATGCTGATGCTGATGTCCATTACAGAATAAGGACACACATATTCTATAGGTTCTTTAAG CCCAAATTCACAGTGAATGTGTGTGTACAAAGAGTGCTACCAAACCACCCGCCAATGGAGCAACAACTGAACAGAGAGTGCAGCCTGTTCACAGAAGATGGCCGCTATGTGATCATTGGCTCAGCCGCACATATCCCTGATGACTTGAGACCTCACTTCTATCACATACATAGTAACAATGAAGCAGTAACACCAACTATAag GTCTGCTTTAGAGGACTACTCTCTTCATTTAGTAGATTTACACCATGGAAAGTTGTGTGACACAAAACACTTTAGAATAGACAAAATCTATTTATCACACAATCAAGGCATATACTTGTATAAAGAAGTTTTGGCAGTGTTGTCAGTACAGCACCAGACCATACACCTGTTCCAAATTGTAGATGGAATGCTGATAGAAATCAGGAAGATTGGCAGGTTTTGTTATGATGATGATCCATTCCTTGTGAACTCTGTGTTTGCACCACCAGCTAATGAGAGACCTTTCCATGAAGAGACGATAAATAGCCTAAAACACAGGCTTCTTGTATTTCTCTTTAAAAGAGCAAAGTCCATCAGTGATGAAACTAAAGACCCCCTGGAACTAAGAaagttttataaatactttgacATGTTTAAAAGCTTAAGGATGTGGAAGATGCAGCTATTGGATGAAgaccatttatttattaaatatgccAGCGAGGAGGTAGTCACACTGAGGGTGGCTGAACCAAATAGCCAATCATCCTTTTTTGTCATATACAATATCAGTCAAAGTAAAATACTGGAAGTGTTTGAAAACACATCAGAAGGGCTTTTGCAATTGTTTGAAAACTATTGTGACTGCTTTAGAAATGCCAGGCTGTGTGCAGATTCACAGTTCACTTGTTCTCCTTCCAACAACTTGTATGCCAGACTGACGCAGCAGAGGTTCAAGCAAACCATAGTGAGAGCCATCTACGGGGGGCGGACAGAAGCTACAAAAAGGATTCTAGCTCAACTGCCTATAAGTGCACAGTCTTATAGTGGATCTCCTTATCTGGATTTAGGATTATTCAGTTATGATGACAAATGGGTGTCTGTTATGGAAAGGCCTAAAGCTTATGGAGAATATCCCATCAG ATTCTACGCCCGCGACTCCGGCCTGCTCAAGTTCAAGATCTACGCGGGCGTGCTCGGGCAGTCAGTGCCGGCCTCGGCGCGGCGACTCGTGGCCTTCACCTTCCACCCCACCGACCCGTTCGCGATATCCGTGCAGCGCACCAACGCCGAGTACATCGTCAACTTCCACATCAGGAACGCGGTGATCAGCTGA
- the LOC125234271 gene encoding cyclin-dependent kinase 7, translating to MEEPTLRYEKIDFLGEGQFATVYKARDVKTDKIVAVKKIKIGSRLEAQDGINRTALREIKLLQELQHVNLIGLLDVFGQKSNVSLVFDFMDTDLEIIVKDSNIVLTPANVKAYMIMTLSGLEYLHQNWILHRDLKPNNLLINREGILKIGDFGLAKAFGSPTRINTHQVVTRWYRSPELLFGARQYGTGVDMWAIGCILAELLLRVPFLPGESDLDQLTRIFQVFGTPNEENWPGMKGLPDYVQFKPFPPQPLRHIFSAAADDLIQLLESLLVLFPPKRCDCTQALQMPYFSNKPAPTVGNKLPMPSSFSKIETEKPTLKRKLLDSIDGGSLPKKLLF from the exons ATGGAAGAGCCTACCTTACGATATGAAAAAATTGACTTCCTTGGAGAAGGCCAA tTTGCAACAGTCTACAAAGCAAGAGATGTGAAAACAGACAAAATAGTGGCTgtaaagaaaattaaaataggcTCTCGTTTGGAGGCTCAGGATGGCATAAACAGGACTGCTCTCAGAGAAATAAAGCTGTTGCAGGAGCTACAGCATGTCAACTTGATTGGACTATTAG ATGTATTCGGACAAAAATCAAATGTATCTTTAGTGTTTGACTTTATGGACACTGACTTAGAGATAATAGTTAAGGACAGCAACATTGTGCTCACTCCAGCTAATGTGAAGGCTTACATGATCATGACATTGAGTG gtTTAGAGTATCTGCATCAGAATTGGATACTACACAGAGATTTGAAACCAAACAATTTGTTGATAAATCGGGAAGGAATACTTAAAATTGGTGACTTTGGTCTTGCCAAGGCTTTTGGGTCTCCCACCAGAATAAATACACATCAAGTGGTGACCAGATGGTACAG GTCACCAGAGCTCTTATTTGGGGCGCGGCAGTATGGCACAGGTGTGGACATGTGGGCCATTGGTTGCATTTTAGCTGAGCTTCTGCTGAGGGTACCTTTCTTGCCAGGAGAGTCAGATTTGGATCAGCTGACACGCATATTCCAAGTATTTGGCACACCCAATGAGGAGAATTGGCCG GGTATGAAGGGGCTTCCAGACTACGTGCAATTCAAGCCGTTCCCACCGCAGCCGCTGCGGCACATCTTCAGCGCGGCGGCCGACGACCTCATACAACTGCTCGAGAGCCTGCTCGTGCTGTTTCCGCCGAAACGCTGCGACTGCACGCAGGCGCTGCAGATGCCGTACTTCAG CAACAAGCCAGCCCCAACAGTGGGCAACAAGCTCCCGATGCCCTCGAGTTTCTCAAAGATCGAGACAGAGAAGCCCACTCTCAAGAGGAAACTGCTCGACAGTATTGATGGAGGCTCCCTGCCCAAGAAACTTCTTTTCTGA